A region from the Clupea harengus unplaced genomic scaffold, Ch_v2.0.2, whole genome shotgun sequence genome encodes:
- the LOC122129037 gene encoding T-box transcription factor TBX5-like has translation MACGEGELSSLAKGNVEHLRGHLSDDPVSLTSHQGIEGIQVFLHEKDLWTKFHTVTTEMIITKAGRRMFPSYKIRVTGLNPKAKYILLMDIVPVDTHRYKFADNKWSVSGKAEAAILGRLYIHPDSPGTGLHWMRQLVSFHKLKLTNNHLDPFGHVTHIILNSMHKYQPRLHIIKADEKSGFGSSNTAFYTHSFPETVFIAVTSYQNHAITQLKIENNPFAKGFRGNEDLEMHRISQMPSKEYVLVPQNTTRPRLVSSVQFPNRLPHSAPYMAVRASTEKGQGKDLFSGIAVRCFCLTDADLSGASVFLQQQQHDGLPHFLCPTLTCERNQPYGAEPACLQPCMFSSSRGDTDETDWSFYPECLPQQRFSTGQQVSGSLSYRPDSLDF, from the exons ATGGCATGTGGAGAGGGTGAACTTTCCAGTCTGGCTAAAGGGAATGTTGAACACCTGCGAGGTCATTTAAGTGACGACCCTGTGTCACTTACATCACATCAG GGCATTGAGGGGATTCAGGTGTTTTTGCATGAGAAAGATTTGTGGACCAAGTTCCACACCGTCACAACAGAAATGATCATCACTAAAGCAGGGCG ACGGATGTTTCCCAGCTATAAAATTAGAGTGACTGGCCTGAACCCGAAGGCGAAGTATATTCTTTTGATGGATATCGTACCAGTTGATACTCACCGCTACAAATTTGCTGACAATAAATG GTCTGTGAGTGGGAAAGCAGAAGCAGCCATCTTAGGCAGACTGTACATCCACCCCGATTCTCCTGGCACAGGACTCCACTGGATGAGGCAGCTGGTGTCTTTCCACAAACTCAAGCTCACCAATAACCACCTGGACCCTTTTGGACATGTAACTCAT ATCATCTTGAATTCCATGCATAAATATCAGCCTCGACTTCACATCATCAAAGCTGATGAAAAGAGTGGGTTTGGATCATCAAACACAGccttctacacacactccttcccaGAGACAGTCTTCATTGCTGTGACATCTTACCAAAATCATGCA ATCACCCAACTAAAAATCGAGAACAACCCGTTTGCAAAAGGCTTCCGTGGCAATGAGGACCTAGAAATGCATCGCATATCCCAGATGCCAAG TAAAGAGTATGTGCTGGTACCACAAAACACTACCAGGCCAAGGCTGGTCTCCAGTGTCCAGTTTCCAAATCGGCTTCCCCACTCTGCACCCTACATGGCTGTCAGAGCCTCCACAGAAAAAGGACAGGGTAAAGATCTTTTCTCT GGGATCGCTGTACGCTGTTTCTGTTTGACAGACGCAGATCTGAGTGGTGCTAGCGTGTTTCTCCAGCAACAGCAGCATGACGGACTCCCTCACTTCCTCTGCCCGACTCTCACCTGTGAGCGGAACCAGCCCTATGGGGCAGAGCCAGCCTGTCTGCAGCCCTGCATGTTCTCCAGCTCACGCGGGGACACTGATGAGACTGACTGGTCTTTCTATCCAGAGTGTCTACCCCAACAGAGATTCTCCACTGGCCAGCAAGTTAGTGGGAGCCTCAGCTACAGACCTGACTCTTTAGACTTCTAA